The following are from one region of the Arcobacter defluvii genome:
- the rpsL gene encoding 30S ribosomal protein S12, translating into MPTINQLVRNERKKVIKKSKSPALKECPQRRGVCTRVYTTTPKKPNSALRKVAKVRLTTGFEVISYIGGEGHNLQEHSIVLVRGGRVKDLPGVKYHIVRGALDTAGVANRTVARSKYGTKRPKAGKK; encoded by the coding sequence ATGCCTACAATCAATCAGCTTGTAAGAAATGAGCGAAAAAAGGTGATTAAAAAATCTAAATCACCAGCACTTAAAGAGTGTCCACAAAGAAGAGGAGTATGTACAAGAGTATATACAACAACTCCAAAAAAACCTAACTCGGCTTTAAGAAAAGTTGCAAAAGTTAGATTAACAACAGGTTTTGAAGTTATTTCATACATCGGTGGAGAAGGTCACAACTTACAAGAACACTCAATTGTTTTAGTAAGAGGAGGAAGGGTAAAAGATTTACCTGGGGTTAAATATCACATCGTTAGAGGTGCTTTAGATACTGCTGGTGTTGCAAACAGAACTGTTGCAAGATCTAAATATGGTACTAAAAGACCTAAAGCCGGTAAAAAATAA
- a CDS encoding MFS transporter produces MTKQLFPLALGGLAIGTTEFIIMGLLPDVASSIDVSIPVAGHLISAYAFGVVIGAPILVALSAKFPPKYILISLMILFTIFNAFSIIAPDYNTLLMSRFFAGLPHGAFFGVGTVVATKLAIKGKEAQAISSMFTGLTIAILIMVPFVTFIGHNLHWRYAFGVVSLLGLLTIIFLYIWLPKLKPLKTVTFKEELEFFKTIKAWHILTIVAIGFGGLFAWFSYIAPLLIHISGFNAADVSYLMIVAGAGMVVGNILGGYLADKKNPAIAAITLLSLMVISLILVFLLSDNKIISIILTFICGTLAMSIGTPINMVMLKSAKHSEMLAAAFIQAAFNVANSLGAFFGGIPLFFGLTFNYPSLVGAGMAFLGAILCISFYKKYEKI; encoded by the coding sequence ATGACTAAACAATTATTTCCTTTGGCCTTAGGTGGACTAGCTATTGGGACAACTGAATTTATTATTATGGGATTATTACCGGATGTTGCTAGTTCTATTGATGTTTCTATCCCTGTTGCGGGACATCTTATTTCAGCTTATGCTTTTGGGGTTGTAATTGGAGCTCCAATTTTAGTAGCTCTTAGTGCAAAATTTCCTCCAAAATATATATTAATTTCTTTAATGATACTATTTACAATATTCAATGCCTTTTCAATTATTGCACCTGATTATAATACTCTTTTAATGTCAAGATTTTTTGCAGGTCTTCCCCATGGAGCATTTTTTGGTGTTGGAACTGTTGTTGCTACAAAATTAGCTATTAAGGGAAAAGAAGCTCAAGCAATATCTTCAATGTTTACTGGACTTACAATTGCTATTTTAATTATGGTTCCATTTGTTACATTTATTGGGCATAATCTTCATTGGAGATATGCTTTTGGAGTAGTTTCATTACTTGGATTGTTAACTATTATATTTTTATATATTTGGTTACCTAAATTAAAACCTTTAAAAACTGTTACATTCAAAGAAGAACTAGAGTTTTTTAAAACTATAAAAGCTTGGCATATCTTAACAATAGTTGCTATTGGATTTGGTGGTCTTTTTGCCTGGTTTAGTTATATTGCCCCTCTTTTGATTCATATATCAGGATTTAATGCAGCTGATGTTTCATACTTAATGATAGTTGCTGGTGCAGGAATGGTGGTAGGAAATATTTTAGGTGGATATTTAGCTGATAAAAAAAATCCTGCAATTGCAGCAATCACTCTTCTATCACTTATGGTTATATCATTAATATTAGTATTTTTATTATCAGACAACAAAATTATTTCTATTATTCTTACATTTATTTGCGGAACATTAGCTATGTCTATTGGAACACCAATAAATATGGTTATGTTAAAAAGTGCAAAACATTCCGAAATGCTAGCTGCTGCATTTATACAAGCTGCTTTTAATGTTGCAAATTCATTAGGTGCTTTTTTTGGAGGGATTCCATTATTTTTTGGACTTACATTTAATTATCCTTCTCTTGTAGGTGCAGGAATGGCTTTCTTAGGAGCGATATTATGTATAAGCTTTTATAAAAAATATGAGAAAATTTAA
- a CDS encoding DUF2971 domain-containing protein yields the protein MGNIMYHYCNVDAFKAIIQNKTLWLSSVYNLNDYKEIHWIKEKVLKKIQESTNKNSYEKFHTFLKIYEKKQPNVYIASFSQGEDLLSQWRAYANDGYGVAIGFNSSYFKENNLIKTSKVLYDEKVQEREIKKILTPLFECENKFNFNSSKFENFCEKIIDELNYLSAKSKNELFIEEQEVRVIHNPIIIEDKKTKRFIFKKNISPMMFRAVCGNLIPYFELKFTNFNEENEPILEIVKGPKSKIIDQEIKIFLANNGFYNVKIKSSKSSYR from the coding sequence ATGGGAAATATTATGTATCACTATTGTAATGTAGATGCTTTTAAAGCAATAATTCAAAATAAGACTTTATGGTTAAGCTCTGTTTATAACTTAAATGATTACAAAGAAATTCATTGGATAAAAGAAAAAGTTTTAAAAAAAATTCAAGAATCTACAAATAAAAACAGTTATGAAAAATTCCACACTTTTTTAAAGATTTATGAAAAAAAACAACCAAATGTTTATATAGCTTCATTTTCTCAAGGAGAAGATTTATTAAGTCAATGGAGAGCTTATGCAAATGATGGTTATGGTGTAGCTATTGGTTTTAATAGTTCCTATTTTAAAGAAAATAATTTAATTAAAACTTCTAAAGTTTTATATGATGAAAAAGTTCAAGAAAGAGAAATAAAAAAGATTCTAACACCCCTTTTTGAATGTGAAAATAAATTCAATTTTAATTCTTCAAAATTTGAAAATTTCTGTGAAAAAATTATAGATGAATTAAATTATTTATCAGCAAAATCAAAGAATGAACTTTTTATAGAAGAACAAGAAGTAAGAGTAATTCATAATCCGATAATTATTGAGGATAAAAAAACAAAAAGATTTATTTTTAAGAAAAATATCTCACCTATGATGTTTAGAGCTGTTTGTGGAAATTTAATACCTTATTTTGAGTTGAAATTTACTAATTTTAATGAAGAAAATGAACCAATATTAGAAATTGTAAAAGGACCAAAAAGTAAAATTATTGACCAAGAAATAAAAATCTTTTTAGCAAATAATGGTTTTTATAATGTAAAAATAAAGAGTTCAAAATCATCATATAGATGA
- a CDS encoding methyl-accepting chemotaxis protein → MFGIKNMKIGKKILIGPSIAILFLIVLAIFSNSALKSDKVTLKNIVDVKFELYKSSSKLLSDINLYNSVLYKIFSYATDKYEQSLIDEQIAILNNLKSKIEKDMDRFLKEEYLTTDDKKSIEDVNKELVEYNLTVRDAIDMLSVDLGMATPMLSVADEVFLIINEKLNAINKTADEQNKLSYINALNKIDSTLYTLYTLIIIVLIVVFFSTVAITNSIKKPLEKFNDGLIEFFKYLNQEIKESKLIEIDSKDELGLMANEVNKNILFTNKSIEKDRTLVDSAIKCANEAKKGLLNTRIEGETNNSSLNELKNVINEMLSAIENNIKNAMKVLSLYTNYDYREKINISGLEGDLKALCNDVNNLGFAITSMLVENKNIGLLLSSNAERLSKNVENLTTSANSQAASLEQTAAAIEEITSNMQNSSQNIIKMTSYANEVSSSVAIGQELASKTALSMDEINAQTQAIADSIIIIDQIAFQTNILSLNAAVEAATAGEAGKGFAVVAQEVRNLASRSAEAAKEIKELVENATNKANEGKVISSEMIKGYEKLNTNIHNTLSLINEVSSSSKEQFTAMEQINDTVNNLDQVTQKNATSADEANKVAREVNEIAEKVVLNTNEKEFEGK, encoded by the coding sequence ATGTTTGGTATAAAAAATATGAAAATTGGTAAAAAAATCTTAATTGGCCCTTCAATCGCAATACTTTTTTTAATCGTTCTAGCAATATTTTCAAATAGTGCATTAAAATCAGATAAAGTGACATTAAAAAATATAGTTGATGTAAAATTTGAACTTTATAAATCTAGTAGCAAATTATTAAGTGATATAAATTTATATAATTCAGTTTTATATAAAATATTTAGTTATGCTACTGACAAATATGAACAATCGTTAATTGATGAACAAATAGCTATTTTAAATAATCTAAAATCTAAAATTGAAAAAGATATGGATAGATTTTTAAAAGAAGAGTATTTAACAACTGATGACAAAAAAAGTATAGAAGATGTAAATAAAGAATTAGTTGAATATAACTTAACAGTTCGTGATGCAATAGATATGCTAAGTGTTGATTTAGGAATGGCAACACCAATGTTATCTGTTGCTGATGAAGTTTTTTTGATAATAAATGAAAAATTAAATGCAATAAATAAAACAGCAGATGAACAAAATAAATTAAGTTATATAAATGCTCTAAATAAAATAGATTCAACTTTATATACTTTGTATACGTTGATTATTATAGTGTTAATTGTAGTATTTTTTTCAACAGTTGCAATAACAAATTCTATAAAAAAACCTTTAGAAAAATTTAATGACGGATTAATAGAGTTTTTTAAATATCTAAATCAAGAGATAAAAGAATCAAAACTTATAGAAATTGATTCAAAAGATGAATTAGGTCTGATGGCAAATGAAGTAAATAAAAATATATTATTTACAAACAAATCTATTGAAAAAGATAGAACTTTAGTTGATAGTGCAATAAAATGTGCAAATGAAGCAAAAAAAGGTTTATTAAATACAAGAATTGAAGGAGAAACTAATAATTCTTCTTTAAATGAATTAAAAAATGTAATAAATGAAATGTTAAGCGCCATTGAAAACAATATTAAAAATGCAATGAAAGTTTTGTCTTTATATACAAATTATGATTATAGAGAAAAAATTAATATTTCTGGTTTAGAAGGTGATTTAAAAGCATTATGTAATGACGTAAATAATTTAGGATTTGCTATTACATCTATGTTAGTTGAGAATAAAAATATAGGTTTATTGTTATCTTCAAATGCTGAAAGATTATCAAAAAATGTTGAAAATCTTACAACATCAGCAAATTCACAAGCAGCGTCATTGGAACAAACAGCTGCTGCAATCGAAGAAATTACTTCAAATATGCAAAATAGTTCACAAAATATTATAAAAATGACTTCATATGCAAATGAAGTTTCAAGCTCAGTTGCAATAGGGCAAGAATTAGCTTCAAAAACAGCTTTATCAATGGATGAAATAAATGCGCAAACGCAAGCAATTGCTGACTCAATTATTATAATTGACCAAATAGCATTTCAAACAAATATTTTATCTTTAAATGCAGCAGTTGAAGCAGCAACTGCTGGAGAAGCTGGAAAAGGTTTTGCAGTTGTAGCACAAGAAGTAAGAAATCTTGCAAGTAGAAGTGCAGAAGCTGCTAAAGAGATAAAAGAGTTAGTAGAAAATGCAACTAATAAAGCCAATGAAGGTAAAGTTATTTCAAGTGAGATGATAAAAGGTTATGAAAAATTAAACACAAATATTCATAATACCTTATCTTTGATAAATGAAGTTTCATCTTCTTCAAAAGAACAATTTACAGCAATGGAACAGATAAATGATACAGTTAATAATTTAGATCAAGTTACTCAAAAAAATGCAACATCAGCAGATGAAGCAAATAAAGTAGCACGTGAAGTAAATGAAATAGCTGAAAAAGTTGTATTAAATACAAATGAAAAAGAATTTGAGGGCAAATAA
- a CDS encoding cache domain-containing protein: MSRLFKLGASILLCATFANASTQAEAEALVMKGVEFCKKVGVSACVEEFNKPESEFVNGDLYIWANDFDGIITAHPKKPLKGKNLYRYKDKAGNQLFKNFIDKVKADGSGWVDYVWDHPVKGEQTPKTSFVIGIGENQLIGAGVYKE; encoded by the coding sequence ATGAGTAGATTATTTAAGTTAGGGGCTTCAATATTATTATGTGCTACATTTGCAAATGCAAGTACACAAGCAGAAGCAGAAGCACTTGTAATGAAAGGTGTAGAATTTTGTAAAAAAGTTGGTGTATCAGCTTGTGTTGAAGAATTTAATAAACCTGAAAGTGAGTTTGTAAATGGTGATTTATATATCTGGGCAAATGATTTTGATGGTATTATAACTGCTCATCCAAAAAAACCTTTAAAAGGGAAAAATCTTTATAGATATAAAGATAAAGCAGGTAATCAATTATTTAAAAACTTTATAGACAAAGTAAAAGCTGATGGTTCAGGTTGGGTAGACTACGTATGGGATCATCCAGTAAAAGGTGAACAAACTCCAAAAACATCTTTTGTAATAGGAATTGGTGAAAATCAATTAATAGGTGCAGGTGTTTATAAAGAATAG
- a CDS encoding energy-coupling factor ABC transporter ATP-binding protein has product MSCSITLKNISYSNKDNLLFKNINLSVGHEEKVAIIGSNGVGKSSLLKIIAGIEESFLGELYLFHHLIKDKKDYKKFRFEVGYLPQDISSFFLSPTVIEDVMFSLRTTGINKDEAYQKALEILEQLEILHLKDRIIYELSGGEQKIVALAGILITKPKILLLDEPTNALDEESEKRIIKILNSIKKSMIIISHHKSFIEQLTPTIYKLENKKLIDYK; this is encoded by the coding sequence ATGAGTTGTTCTATAACTTTAAAAAATATTTCATATTCAAATAAAGACAATCTACTATTTAAAAATATAAATCTAAGTGTGGGACATGAAGAAAAAGTGGCAATCATTGGTTCAAATGGTGTTGGAAAAAGTTCACTTTTAAAGATAATTGCAGGTATTGAAGAGTCATTTTTGGGGGAATTATATCTTTTCCATCATTTGATAAAAGATAAAAAAGATTACAAAAAATTCCGTTTTGAAGTAGGATATTTACCTCAAGATATAAGTAGTTTCTTTTTATCTCCAACAGTTATAGAAGATGTGATGTTTTCTTTAAGAACAACAGGAATAAATAAAGATGAAGCTTATCAAAAAGCTTTGGAAATACTTGAACAATTAGAAATTTTACATCTAAAAGATAGAATAATTTATGAGTTAAGTGGAGGAGAACAAAAAATTGTTGCACTTGCAGGAATTTTGATAACAAAACCAAAAATTTTACTTTTAGATGAACCAACAAATGCTTTAGATGAAGAATCAGAAAAAAGAATAATAAAAATCTTAAATTCAATAAAAAAATCTATGATTATTATCTCTCATCACAAATCTTTTATTGAACAACTTACTCCTACAATTTATAAACTTGAGAATAAAAAATTAATAGATTATAAATAA
- a CDS encoding energy-coupling factor transporter transmembrane component T family protein produces MIIFNPAISLVCAFIYSLILSFSEFNIFYILPVLFLMFIDSKNILFVLKKLLFLNLFIFTIFIFVWIQASFFEAINIYLRTNIIIFFNLLLFINSKGLDIIRGFSLLKFPKRFISTFYFSWKMILELQTEFRNIKTTLITRSFHNKTNLFIYQTYGNILGLLFIKSMQKAQNLKDSFELRGFNGEIFFNDNYKFDKYDFYLIFIILLTLILRYFI; encoded by the coding sequence TTGATTATATTTAATCCAGCTATTTCTCTTGTTTGTGCATTTATTTATAGTTTGATTTTGAGTTTTTCAGAGTTTAATATATTTTATATTTTGCCTGTACTTTTTTTGATGTTTATTGATTCTAAAAATATTTTATTTGTATTAAAAAAACTTCTTTTTTTAAATTTGTTTATTTTTACAATTTTTATTTTTGTTTGGATTCAAGCAAGTTTTTTTGAAGCAATAAATATATATCTAAGAACAAATATAATCATATTCTTCAATCTATTACTTTTTATAAATTCAAAAGGTTTGGATATTATTAGAGGTTTTTCTCTTCTTAAATTTCCAAAAAGATTTATATCTACCTTTTATTTTAGTTGGAAAATGATTTTAGAACTTCAAACAGAATTTAGAAATATAAAAACAACTCTAATTACTCGAAGTTTTCATAATAAAACAAATCTTTTCATATATCAAACTTATGGTAATATTTTAGGCTTATTATTTATAAAATCTATGCAAAAAGCACAAAATCTAAAAGATAGTTTTGAATTAAGAGGTTTTAATGGTGAAATCTTTTTCAATGATAATTATAAATTTGATAAATATGATTTTTATTTAATATTTATAATTTTATTAACATTAATTTTAAGGTACTTCATATGA
- a CDS encoding emp24/gp25L/p24 family protein encodes MLRFLVLLIVPIFLFAHKINLFLDYENGNLFISSYFANAKGCINCKFEIRDKDNNLILSDKLDENGEYNYKTDKSELTVIIDAGAGHSVSKNVTEQINTVEKEIEENSNEKMKELIEKNKQLENKIKVLEEQLDYFEIFKVLFGLAIIFLIFLVLKRVKN; translated from the coding sequence ATGTTAAGATTTTTAGTTTTATTAATAGTTCCTATATTTTTATTTGCACATAAAATCAATTTATTTTTAGATTATGAAAATGGAAATCTTTTTATTAGTTCATATTTTGCAAATGCAAAAGGTTGTATAAATTGCAAATTTGAAATAAGAGATAAAGATAATAATTTGATTTTATCTGATAAATTAGATGAAAATGGTGAGTATAATTATAAAACAGATAAAAGTGAATTAACAGTAATCATTGATGCTGGAGCAGGGCATAGTGTCTCAAAAAATGTAACTGAACAAATTAATACAGTTGAAAAAGAAATAGAAGAAAATAGTAATGAAAAAATGAAAGAATTAATAGAAAAAAATAAACAATTAGAAAATAAAATAAAAGTTTTAGAAGAGCAATTAGATTATTTTGAAATATTCAAAGTTTTATTTGGTTTAGCAATTATATTTTTAATTTTTCTAGTTTTAAAAAGAGTAAAAAATTGA
- the cbiM gene encoding cobalt transporter CbiM, with the protein MHISDGIISIEVSSITAIAAVAFCAYSFKKLTNEKIALVAAMSALFFVTSFIHIPFGPTQIHLMLIGFIGIFLGSLAFISISIALILQALLLGFGGLTSLGANIIIMAMPAYLVYLIFKLDFLKKLNEKIRFFLVGFIGVFFSTITLFLVLVFSKDEYLAVGYSIIAVNIPTMILEGIVTLFLLLYIKKAMPSLLKDTSLC; encoded by the coding sequence ATGCATATATCAGATGGAATAATTAGTATTGAAGTTTCAAGTATAACAGCAATTGCTGCTGTTGCTTTTTGTGCTTATTCATTTAAGAAATTAACAAATGAAAAAATAGCTTTAGTTGCAGCGATGTCTGCTTTATTTTTTGTTACTTCATTTATACATATTCCATTTGGACCAACTCAAATACACTTAATGCTTATAGGATTTATAGGCATCTTTTTAGGAAGTTTAGCTTTTATTTCTATTTCAATTGCTTTAATATTACAAGCATTGCTTCTTGGTTTTGGAGGATTGACTTCACTTGGAGCAAATATTATAATTATGGCAATGCCTGCATATTTGGTATATTTAATTTTTAAATTAGATTTTTTGAAAAAATTAAATGAAAAAATCAGATTCTTTTTAGTTGGTTTTATTGGAGTGTTTTTTTCTACAATAACTCTATTTTTAGTTTTAGTTTTTTCAAAAGATGAATATTTAGCAGTTGGGTATTCGATAATTGCTGTAAATATTCCAACTATGATTTTAGAAGGAATAGTAACACTATTTTTATTGCTTTATATTAAAAAAGCAATGCCATCTTTATTGAAGGATACAAGTTTATGTTAA
- a CDS encoding DUF4198 domain-containing protein encodes MKKTIFSLVIATAIANAHFLTFIPSTDNVNDKKDANIKLDAMFIHPFEQTGMTMEKPLGIYLESTKNSLPLNETKKFEHKAWETAYQIKKPGVYQFFVQPEPYFEPAEEKYISHVPKVIVSAYGVEDGWDEPLGLKYEIIPMVKPFALYSGNIFQGKVLQDGKAASNVEVEVELYNEFGLKAPSEAHITQVVKTDENGNFSFVMNHKGWWGFAALIEEGEKEFEGKKYPIENGALLWVKAY; translated from the coding sequence ATGAAAAAAACAATATTTTCTTTAGTTATAGCAACAGCAATTGCAAATGCACACTTTCTAACATTTATTCCAAGTACAGATAATGTTAATGATAAAAAAGATGCAAATATAAAACTTGATGCAATGTTCATTCATCCATTTGAGCAAACAGGTATGACGATGGAAAAACCTCTTGGGATTTATTTAGAATCTACAAAAAATTCTTTGCCTTTAAATGAAACAAAAAAATTTGAGCATAAAGCTTGGGAAACAGCTTATCAAATTAAAAAACCAGGAGTTTATCAATTTTTTGTACAACCAGAACCATATTTTGAACCAGCAGAAGAAAAATACATTTCACACGTACCTAAAGTAATAGTTAGTGCTTATGGAGTTGAAGATGGTTGGGATGAGCCATTAGGATTGAAGTATGAAATTATACCAATGGTAAAACCTTTTGCGCTATACTCTGGAAATATTTTTCAAGGTAAAGTTTTACAAGATGGAAAAGCTGCTTCAAATGTAGAAGTAGAAGTTGAGTTATATAATGAATTTGGATTAAAAGCTCCAAGTGAAGCTCATATAACACAAGTTGTAAAAACTGATGAAAATGGAAATTTCTCTTTTGTGATGAATCATAAAGGTTGGTGGGGATTTGCAGCTTTGATTGAAGAAGGAGAAAAAGAGTTTGAAGGGAAAAAATATCCTATTGAAAATGGAGCATTACTTTGGGTAAAAGCTTATTAA
- a CDS encoding prephenate dehydratase → MKKNIIENIDNQILDLISQRNSLLSEENLLETFDKKHYEEISSKEKNIKNKKKIIKLFKLINSFENTHSIINKILYLGPEGSYTQDAAIKKFGNENQFFSINSINNLFEEIKKENATYAIIPIENSLNGLVNDTLNAFLKYDLTAVGEIILDIHHTFSSNCENISEIKTIYSKDIAFDQCSLFLEKYNLHNIEHIFVESTTKAAKLAFENPNSAAICSNIAAFNNHLNVMFYDIEDNPSNKTRFFVLSKKDEKKEKNIDYKTSFLIELPNISGSLIDFLQIFKDEKINLYKIKSHITKGISNFFIEFDGHKEDENIKKILKKYKNIKIIGSYKKEIDDI, encoded by the coding sequence ATGAAAAAAAATATCATTGAAAATATTGATAATCAAATTTTAGATTTGATTTCGCAAAGAAATTCTTTATTATCAGAAGAAAACTTACTTGAGACTTTTGATAAAAAACACTATGAAGAGATAAGTTCAAAAGAAAAAAATATAAAAAACAAAAAGAAAATCATTAAACTTTTTAAACTCATAAACTCTTTTGAAAATACACATTCTATAATAAATAAGATTTTATATTTAGGACCAGAAGGAAGTTATACTCAAGATGCAGCTATTAAAAAGTTTGGAAATGAAAATCAATTTTTTTCAATAAACTCTATAAATAATTTGTTTGAAGAGATAAAAAAAGAAAATGCAACTTATGCGATAATTCCTATAGAAAATAGTCTAAATGGTTTAGTAAATGATACCTTAAATGCTTTTTTGAAATATGATTTAACGGCAGTTGGTGAAATCATCTTAGATATACATCACACTTTTTCTTCTAATTGTGAAAATATTTCAGAAATAAAAACTATCTATTCAAAAGATATAGCTTTTGATCAATGTTCACTTTTTTTAGAAAAATACAATTTACATAATATCGAACATATTTTTGTAGAATCTACTACAAAAGCTGCAAAATTAGCCTTTGAAAATCCAAATAGTGCTGCAATATGCTCAAACATCGCAGCTTTTAACAATCATTTAAATGTTATGTTTTATGATATTGAAGATAATCCTAGCAATAAAACAAGATTTTTTGTATTAAGTAAAAAAGATGAAAAAAAAGAAAAAAATATTGACTATAAAACTTCTTTTTTAATCGAACTACCTAATATTTCAGGTTCTTTAATAGATTTTTTGCAAATATTCAAAGATGAAAAAATCAATTTATATAAAATAAAATCTCATATAACAAAAGGTATTTCTAACTTCTTCATCGAATTTGATGGACATAAAGAAGATGAAAATATAAAAAAAATATTAAAAAAATACAAGAATATAAAAATTATTGGTTCATATAAAAAAGAAATAGATGATATATAA
- a CDS encoding AEC family transporter, with the protein MILKTLQIVLPVIIIVLIGLFYAKKTNINTDTINKMNLDIFIPILIFYAIAQKLPNISILGYFSLGAVIVVFGSGLILYPFLKMMNINIRSFLPTMMFNNSLNLGLPLAMLAFGNEAMAMFIALSLVQVIGQFTVAVAMYGGTFNPLTLLKNPVVIATILGLFFNYFGVEFSKVIITTFDLLSGVAIPLILFSLGVRLSSVKFDNIKIGFIGAVLCPISGVITAYIAILIFDYTPLQENLLILFGLLPPAVLNAILAEKYKNNSSMVASVVAMGNILSLVYIPIALYFML; encoded by the coding sequence ATGATTTTAAAAACTCTTCAAATTGTACTACCTGTAATAATTATAGTTTTAATTGGACTATTTTATGCCAAAAAAACAAATATAAACACTGACACTATAAATAAAATGAATTTAGATATTTTTATACCAATTTTGATATTTTATGCAATAGCTCAAAAACTACCAAATATTTCTATTTTAGGATATTTCTCCCTTGGAGCAGTTATTGTAGTTTTTGGATCAGGGCTTATTTTATATCCATTTTTAAAGATGATGAATATAAATATTAGAAGTTTCCTTCCAACAATGATGTTTAATAACTCTTTAAATTTAGGTTTGCCTTTAGCTATGTTAGCTTTTGGAAATGAAGCTATGGCTATGTTTATAGCTTTATCTTTAGTTCAAGTTATAGGTCAATTTACAGTTGCAGTTGCCATGTATGGTGGAACTTTTAATCCTCTAACACTTCTTAAAAATCCAGTTGTAATAGCTACTATCTTGGGACTATTTTTTAACTATTTTGGTGTAGAGTTTTCAAAAGTTATTATTACTACTTTTGATTTACTTAGTGGTGTTGCAATTCCTTTGATTTTATTTTCTCTTGGAGTTAGGCTTTCAAGTGTGAAGTTTGATAATATAAAAATAGGATTTATTGGTGCAGTTTTATGCCCAATATCAGGAGTTATAACTGCATATATTGCAATTCTAATTTTTGATTATACTCCTTTACAAGAGAATCTTTTGATTTTATTTGGACTTTTACCACCAGCAGTGTTAAATGCAATTTTGGCAGAAAAATATAAAAATAACTCCTCTATGGTAGCTTCTGTTGTTGCAATGGGGAATATTTTGAGTTTGGTTTATATTCCTATTGCTTTATATTTTATGTTGTGA
- a CDS encoding alpha/beta fold hydrolase — MNNPEIAKNIKTGSFNTNYHDLGEGEPIFFIHGSGPGVSAFANWRGSMPVLAEKFRVIAPDMVGFGYTDRPEGITYNMDTWVQQTIDLMDALGIEKTNLVGNSFGGGLAVSLMIKYPQRFNKVVLMGSVGVYFDLTYGLDKAWGYTPSIENMKELLDIFAYDRSIVTDDLAKMRYEASIRPGFQESFGSMFPAPRQDGVDSMMSCENDIKKIDKEVLIVHGREDKVIPLQNSIRLNQLILKSQLHVFGQCGHWTQIEHKDRFNNLLLNFFSEK; from the coding sequence ATGAATAATCCAGAAATTGCAAAAAATATAAAAACAGGTAGTTTTAATACAAACTACCATGATTTAGGTGAGGGTGAACCAATATTTTTTATTCATGGTTCAGGACCAGGTGTTTCAGCATTTGCTAATTGGAGAGGTTCTATGCCAGTTCTTGCTGAAAAATTTAGGGTAATTGCTCCTGATATGGTGGGGTTTGGTTATACAGATAGACCAGAAGGTATTACATACAATATGGATACTTGGGTTCAACAAACTATTGATTTAATGGATGCTTTAGGAATTGAAAAAACAAATTTAGTTGGAAATTCATTTGGTGGTGGATTAGCCGTATCACTTATGATTAAATATCCACAAAGATTCAATAAAGTTGTTTTAATGGGCTCAGTAGGTGTTTATTTTGATTTAACTTATGGTTTAGATAAAGCATGGGGATATACACCAAGCATAGAAAATATGAAAGAGTTACTTGATATTTTTGCTTATGATAGAAGTATTGTAACTGATGATTTAGCAAAAATGAGATATGAAGCAAGTATTAGACCAGGATTTCAAGAATCATTTGGTTCAATGTTCCCAGCTCCTCGTCAAGATGGTGTTGATTCTATGATGAGTTGTGAAAATGACATCAAAAAAATTGATAAAGAAGTTTTAATTGTACATGGAAGAGAAGATAAAGTTATACCTTTACAAAACTCTATTAGATTAAATCAACTTATTTTAAAATCTCAATTACATGTTTTTGGACAATGTGGACATTGGACACAAATCGAGCATAAAGATAGATTTAATAACTTGTTATTGAATTTTTTTAGTGAAAAATAG